The nucleotide window AAAGTATCGAACACATCGCCTGCGAAAACGATCGCCGCGGCTTGTTCGCGGATGGCAATGGAACCGATCTCTGCGAGGACGGCCAGCGAGTACTCTTTCGCTTCGACCGCGAGATGGAGGTCTGCAGTATGGATGAAACGCACGGGAGAACCCCTGCTTTGATATCACTGGATGGAAGCCACAGACCGGCCCGGGAGGGCCGTTGCTCAGGCATACAGGTGGTAATATAATGACTTCCGGCGAGAGTATCCGTCTCATCGGGTGATACAATTTCGGGGCGACTCGGTGCGCGATGCCACGGGCGTAGGGGCGCGGGATGACGGCATCTACGCAGCAGGGGCGCAGCTTGCTGCCCCTACATCCATCACGGGGTCGTGGCCTTCCCCTGCATCCATCACGGGGTCATCGGCCATCCCCCCCTACGTCCATCACGGAAACGTGGACCATTGCGCCGACTCGCTTTGCCATGAGAGGCCGGTTCACCACATCCCGTCCTGCACCGTGGACTTGTCGGCAGGGATCTTGACGATCACGCTGTCCGGGGTCTCCACGCTCGCATCGTCCTGCTGATGCTTGAATCCGTGCGCATCATCGATCGCTTTCACGCCCTTCACCCCCATCAGTTCATCCGGGGCGCCAATATCCCCTTCCCTCTCATCATAGGTGCGAACCACGGCAGTCCGTGTTCAGCATACTCCCTGGCGGTCACCGGGGTCGCCGGCGGTTGCTCTCCCGTGATCTGACGGTACATCATGCTGTTCACGATATGCACGTACACCCGCCCGGAATTCCCCTCATCCCATGTATCGATGCCATAGCTGTCCGGATAGATCTTCTGGGTCAGTTTGCCCCCGGCGGCGATCCCCATCTCGGCGTTCGCATGCGGCGCAGACATGCAGCACGCCATCTCCCTCGTGTACATCCGACGTACCGGCTCCGAGTCCGGGAACCTCCCCGGCCTGGGATCGTAGGCGATGATCTGGATCCCGCCGAATTCCTCCTCGCCCGTGATCTGGCCTTCCACGTGTATCCCATCCCGAGCGGCATGGCAACGAACTGGCGGACGATCCCTTTCCCGGCATTGATGCCATCCAGCCACGGCTGATCGGGAACGACGAGATAATCCTCCTTCCGTCGTTCAAGTTTCTCATTCCACGGCTTGCCCGATATCGCGTTGATCTTCCCGATCCCGATCTTCACCGCGTTCGGGCGCCAGTCCGCTCCGCCGAACGACATCCAGAGCGCTTCCCGCTGGTACATGGGAATGAACACGCCGCCATGTTCGCGCCACGAAGCGGGAACGCGGTGGCGTAGTCCGCACACGCCGGACCGGAAAGCTGCCGAGGCCAGGTGGAAGCGGATACGTTCGTCCATCTTCGGGAATACGGAGTGTGCGCTGAAAGGAAACCGAGAAATGCCGCCCGATGCGGATGCTGTCGTGATCGACCTTGACCTGTAACATGAAGACCCTCCGTGTGTGTGTGAGACTGCTTCTCTGTCTCATACTACACGGAGGGTCAATCTGGCGTGCTATGCCAGTGATCTCAATAGCGCAAGAGAATCGCCGGGCAGGCCCGAGCAGAAGCGTGTGAATGCATCTTCCATTGCAGCAAATGCGGCAAGCGTACGCAACTCGGCGCCTACGGACTCCGGCGCAGGGGCTGATGCGGAAGGCGCGTACGGTGGACGCAGTTCGTTGATCTCGAGACACATCTGCGAACTTTCGTCCACGCTGAGCTCGCGGGGTGCCGACATCTTTGCCACGGTAAGTCTCGCGTCCCCATCCCTCTTCGTCGCCTTCCGACTTGCTTTGCGCTGGATCTTCCGGAACAGATCCCACCCCTTCGCCGGAGACAGCCCCATCCTCCGCGCGGCTTCGGACACTGCACGAGTGTCCATCTCGTCCAGCACGGACTGCAGAACGAGCAGGAATTCCTTCTCTTCCGACGATAGTTCAGCCATGATCCCTTTGAGCTGCGCCTGCTGGTGCGTGATATCATCACGTGCATCCGGACGCGCCGGGTCCTCCATACCGTCGGCACCCTCAAGAGGATCCAATGGCTTCCGGTCGCGCCAGTAATTCTTCACCCGGTTCTCCAGCGATGTCTGGGCCAGGGCTGCAAAACTCCCCCGCGATGCATCGAAATGCCGCAGGGCGGCTTCCACAGACGACCCGACAAGGTCCTGGGCATCCGTGAGGACGATCCCCCGGCGGAGACAATACCGCATCAGCTCATCGAAGAGCTCTTTGAACCTTTCGATCTGACCCTCGGACATATTGCCCTTTATCCTGTCGGGGGGGGGGGGGGGCCGGGGGGGGGGGGGGGGCCCCGGGGGGGGGGGGGGGGGGCGGGGGGGGCCGGCCGGGGGGGGGGGGGGGGGGGGGGGGGGGGGGGGGGGGGGGGGGGGGGGGGGGGGGGGGGGGCCGCGGCGTCGGCTCCGGTTCACACGGAAGATAGTGGATTTTGGCATTGCACCCAACTCTCTTCAATACCTCGTCGTATCTCCTTTCCTTGCTTCTCCGATTCTCTTTCCCTAGGTTATTGGTCACCCAGGCGGCATCATATCCTGCCGCACGTCACACGACCCTTCCCCGTGAGGTGTATTCCGTTATGCCGATCGCACGCAATACGTCAGCGCTCCTGCTCATCGCCTTCGTTCTGTCCCGGGCGGGTGCCGTGGCAGGCAATTCGACTCATCCAGCACTCGCCCTCGTCGAGCAGGGGAAGCCGACCTCGGTCATCGTTATCCCGACAGCCCCCTCGCCCCACGAGCTCAAGGCGGCCACGGAACTCCAGTCGTACATAAAGAAGATGTCCGGTGCACTCCTGCCGGTCGTCGCCGATGCCGCACCCGAGCGCACCAACGAGATCCTCCTCGGCCACACCAAACGCTCCGCCCGCCTCCTCCCCGGCCTCAACGCCTCCCGGCTCGAAGAGGATGGCTTCCGGATGGCGGTGCGCGGTTCGAAGCTCATCATCTACGGCGGCTCCCGGAAAGGAACGCTCTATGGCGTCTACACCCTGCTCGAAGATCTCCTCGGATGCAGGATGTACAGCCCGGCGGTCACGATCGTGCCGGAACGTGCCACCATCACGGTCCCGCCCATGGATACCACGATCGTCCCGTTCTTCCGGTTCCGGCAGGTCCACTACCTGAACGGGTTCGACCGGGCCTACAGCGATTGGCACAAACTCCACTCGGGCGACGACCAGCGCGAGGAATGGGGCATGTGGGTCCATACCTTCGAACCCCTCGTCCCCTCCACCCTGCACTTCGCAACGCATCCGGAGTATTTCACACTCCAGGGCGGACGGCGCCTCGCCACCGCACAGCTCTGCCTGTCGAATCCCGATGTCTTCAACGTCCTGACCACCGCCCTGCGTGAACGGATGGCCCGCCAGCCCCTCGCTCACACGTGGTCGGTATCCCAGAACGACAATCTGAATGAGTGCCGGTGCGACAGCTGCACGGCGCTCAACGCACGCTACGGCGGCAGCTCGGGCACGATGGTCGCGTTCGTGAACCGTGTGGCCCGCGCATTCCCGGACCATACCATCTCCACGCTCGCCTACAATTATACACGCAGCGCGCCGACGAACATCCGTCCGGATCCGAACGTGAACATCATGCTCTGCTCCATCGAATGCAACAGGAGCAAGCCCATCGGCACCGATCCGGAGAACGCATCCTTCAAGAAGGACATCGAAGATTGGGGGAAACTCACCGGCAACATCATGATGTGGGATTACGTCGTGCAGTTCCGGAACCTGCTCGACCCGTTTCCCAACCTCCGCGTCCTCCAGCCGAACATCCAGCTCTTTGCGAAGAACAACATCCGTCAGATGTTCCAGCAGGGCGCCGGACACAACGTGGCGGAATTCAGCGACCTGCGTACGTATCTCATCGCCAAGCTGCTCTGGAACCCGGACTGTGACATCAATGCCGTGCTGAATGATTTCCTTGCCGGGTATTACGGCCCCGCGGCACCGCACATCCGCCGGTACATCGACACAATGCATGATGCGCTCGAACGCTCGGGCAAGGGGCTGGGTATCTACGGCTATCCGTTCGACGCGATCAACTCCTACCTGACCCCGGAACTGCTCCGCACCTACTCCACCCAATTCGACGACGCTGAAGCGGCGGTGAAGGAGACGCCCGCCTACCTCGAACGCGTGCGCATCGCGCGCCTGCCGGTGGAGTTCGCGATCCTCGACATCTCGCTCCATGATGCCTCTCCGGAGCTCTCCTACTTCGACCGGAAGGATGGTACGATCGTGCCACGGGCCGCGATGCGTGAACGGCTGGAACGATTCGTCCTGCTGGCGAACCATGCGGGCATCCGGCGCCTCGACGAGATGGGGCGCCCGCCGGATGAGTACCGTCAGGCGGTCGAAGCGCATATGCGTGTCAGTGTCGATGGCAACCTTGCCTACGGCAAGCCCGTGACGCTCCTGACGAAGCACAGCGAGAAGTACCCCGTGGGCGGGGCACGTGCGCTGACGGACGGCATTCATGGCGCAGGCGACTATCACTGCAACTGGCTGGGGTTCGAGGCCGAACATGTGGAGGCCGTGATCGACCTCGGGGCACCGACAACCTTCTCCTCGGTGGCCACGACGTTCTATCAGGAGATCTATTCGTGGACCTGGTTGACGCACAACGTGTCCATCGCCGTGTCCAACGACGGCAAAGAGTATACTCCCGCCGGAAGCATCACCTGCGTTGTCCCCGAAACCGAAGGCGGCGTTGTCCGGAAGGAATTCCGGATCGAGGGCCCACCGCGCACGGGACGGTACATCCGGCTGACCGCCCCATCACGCCTCACCTGCCCCGGGTGGCACATCGGTGCAGGAAAGCCCTGCTGGCTCTTCATTGACGAGATCGTCGTTCGTTGAAAGGACAACCCATGCTTCGTGTTCGTATCCGTTTCCTCGCCCTGTCTCTCGTCGTCTGCACCTCGTTTGCCCTGTCGCATGCGGGCAGCGCAGACCCGCTCCCCGGTTATGCATCCACGGTGTCGGGTGCCACGATCACCTACCCGTCACCCGTCTCTACGATGCGCAATGCGCTCATCGCCCGTGCGACCGACGGGCTGAGTCCCATTGTCTGGAAGACCGGACCAGCGCCTGCAGGGGGCGTGACATTCATCTGGCTGGCAGGATTCGGCTGCAACCTCGGGTCACAGACATTCACGCTCGCCGTGAACGGCAAGGATGCCGCCAACTTCACCACCGCGCCCACGGAAGGATGGCACACCGAGGGCCCGGGCGGGATCCGTCTGGAGTTCAGCCTGGTGCTCGTCGACCGGAACAAGGACCGTTTTGGTCTGATGCGCCTCACCCTTCCCGCCGGTTCGTATGAACCGGGCAAGCCGGTTGAATGCCGCATCACCGGCGAAGCCGCCAAAGAGCACCGCATGGGTGATGACGTTCACGCACCCGGTCGCCAACGGCGTCACTGTCGAGAGCCTCCCCATCCTGAAGAAGAGCAACGGCAAGGTGATGCAGCCTCTGGATCTCGAGATCCTGAACATCGGTGCTGCCACGGAAGGCACGATACGGATCGACGACAAAGCGGCGGAGAGGATCCCGATCCCGTTCGGGGTGACCCGCCACCCTGTGCTGATCACGCCCGTCGCCTCACCCACACCCATGACCGTGACGCTCGGCATGGGGAACACAACGAGTACCGCACACGTCACCGTGAACCCTGTCCGCCGCTGGACCATGTACCTGGTGCAGCATTCGCACACGGATATCGGCTACACCCGTCCGCAGACGGAGATCCTTGCCGAACATCTCCGGTACATCGATTTTGCGCTGGACCTGTGCGATCAGACCGACGGATATCCGGATGATGCACAGTTCCGGTGGACGTGCGAGACGTCGTGGGCGGTGCGTGAGTATCTGAAGTCGCGTCCGGCATCGCAGATCGCACGATTGAAGAGGCGCATCACCGAAAGGCGCATCGAGGTCACGGGCATGCTTCTGAATTGGGCGGAGGTCGCCGATGAGAATGCCCTCGTCCACTCGCTCGAACCCATCGCCATGATGAAGGTACAGGGACTGCCGGTGCGCACCGCGATGCAGGATGATGTGAACGGCTACGCGTGGTGCCTTGTGGACTATTTCCAGGACCTCGGCATCCGGTACGTCACCTCGGGGATCAACGTTGCCCGGGCACTCAGACCGTTCGACGTCCCGACGCCCTTCTGGTGGGAGTCACCTTCCGGCAAACGCGTCCTGGCCTACCGGGCCGACCACTACATGACCGGGAACTTCCAGAACGTCCACACGACGAACTTCGACCTGATCCAGCGCGAGCTGCCGCTGTATCTGCAGAAGCTCGAAGCAGACGGCTATCCGTACGATCGCGTGAATATGCAGTACAGCGGCTACTTCACGGACAACTCGCCACCGTCCACATTCTCGAGCGACAATATCCGCCGATGGAATGAGATGTACGAAGCTCCGAAGCTCCGCAGCGCGACGGTCCATGAGTTCCTGGAATGGGTCGAAAAGGAACATGGCCCAACGCTCCCCGTGTACCGCGTGGCCTGGCCGGATTGGTGGACGGACGGATACGGCAGCGCGATGCGCGAGACCGGAGCGAACCGCCTGACCGCGACCGATCTGATCGCCAACCAGGGACTGCTGGCAATGGCGCAGGACTTCGGCGCCGTGCTCCCGCCAGCGCTGCATGAGCAGGTGCGGAACGTCTCGGACCATCTTCATTTCTACAACGAACATACGTTCGGGTCGGCGGAGAGCATCTCTGATCCGATGGCGGACAACACGCAGACCCAATGGGCAGAGAAATCTTCATACGCGTGGCAGGGAGTGATGCAGTCGCGGCTGCTGCGTGAAGGTGCCATGGGGCAGGTGCAGCCGTATCTCACCGGGTCCACCGTGCCGTCGATCGTCGTGTTCAACACGCTCAACTGGCAGCGGTCCGGACTCCATGAGATCTACATCGATGAGCAGGTCCTCCCCAGGGAAAAGTCGTTCCGCCTTGTTGACGACCGGGGAGAAGAGATCGCCGCACAGATCACGCGATCGCGCCCTGAAGGCAACTACTGGGCGATCTGGCTGAACGATGTCCCGCCGCTCGGATACCGCACCATCCGGATCATCAGCGGCACGGACGACCGGCCGGCAGACCGTCCGTTCGATCCACCCGACACCATCCAGAATGCCCACTACCGGACCGTCATCGACAGAAGGACGGGGGGCATCACGAGCCTCTTCGACCGTGAACTCGGTCAGGAGCTGATCGACCCGGCACGCGCGTGGCAGCTCGGGCAACTCATTTATGAACAGCTCACGAGCCGGAGCAGCATCGAAGAGCTCCGGCTTGGCGGGCACACCCGCACAGCCATGCACGCCATCACGATAGAGCCCGGCATCGACGGCCCGCTCTGGCAGAGCTTCACCGTGAAGGGGATCAGCAACGGATTCGTGGATTCGATACGGGTCGCGTGCGAATTCCGGCTCTTCAAGAATACGAAGCGACTCGACCTCATCTGGAAGGGACGCAAATTGGCCATCCATGAACCCGAAGCGGCATACGTCGCATTCCCCTTCGCTCTCCAGGGCGGTAAGCTCGCCTATGAGGCACAGGGAGGGCTGGCCTTCCCCGGTGAGAACCAGCTTCCCGGCACGACCACAGACTGGAACACGGCGCAGACGTTCGCCGCGTTGCGGTCGGACCGCGGTCAGATCGTGCTCGTGAGCGACGAAGTACCGTTGATGCAATTCGGAGGAATCAACACCGGGAGATTTCAGAAGAACGCCAGGCCCGCCAGCGGACAGATCTACTCATGGGTCCTGAACAATTACTGGACGACCAACTTCCGGTCGAGCCAGGAGGGGGAAATGACGTGGAGTTACGCGATCACGTCGGGCAGAGATGCCTCGAATGATGCCGCCACGCGGTTCGGTTGGGGAACACGCGTTCCGTTCGTCTCACGCGTCCTTCCGGCGAGCCCGAAGAAACAGAGCGGAGTGCTGACACGCTCGGCGTGGCCATTCCTGCCGGCATCCGTGCTCATGGTCAGCGCACGGCCGGTGCAGGGCGGCGTACTCTATCACCTTCGGGAGACGGAGGGGCGAGTGACAACCTTGCGCCTCACACCGGACCGTACGAGCATGAAGGCACAGGAGGCGGACGCGCTGGGCACGCCGCTGCGCGCGGTCGCATCCGTATCACTCAAAC belongs to Ignavibacteriota bacterium and includes:
- a CDS encoding DUF4838 domain-containing protein, producing MPIARNTSALLLIAFVLSRAGAVAGNSTHPALALVEQGKPTSVIVIPTAPSPHELKAATELQSYIKKMSGALLPVVADAAPERTNEILLGHTKRSARLLPGLNASRLEEDGFRMAVRGSKLIIYGGSRKGTLYGVYTLLEDLLGCRMYSPAVTIVPERATITVPPMDTTIVPFFRFRQVHYLNGFDRAYSDWHKLHSGDDQREEWGMWVHTFEPLVPSTLHFATHPEYFTLQGGRRLATAQLCLSNPDVFNVLTTALRERMARQPLAHTWSVSQNDNLNECRCDSCTALNARYGGSSGTMVAFVNRVARAFPDHTISTLAYNYTRSAPTNIRPDPNVNIMLCSIECNRSKPIGTDPENASFKKDIEDWGKLTGNIMMWDYVVQFRNLLDPFPNLRVLQPNIQLFAKNNIRQMFQQGAGHNVAEFSDLRTYLIAKLLWNPDCDINAVLNDFLAGYYGPAAPHIRRYIDTMHDALERSGKGLGIYGYPFDAINSYLTPELLRTYSTQFDDAEAAVKETPAYLERVRIARLPVEFAILDISLHDASPELSYFDRKDGTIVPRAAMRERLERFVLLANHAGIRRLDEMGRPPDEYRQAVEAHMRVSVDGNLAYGKPVTLLTKHSEKYPVGGARALTDGIHGAGDYHCNWLGFEAEHVEAVIDLGAPTTFSSVATTFYQEIYSWTWLTHNVSIAVSNDGKEYTPAGSITCVVPETEGGVVRKEFRIEGPPRTGRYIRLTAPSRLTCPGWHIGAGKPCWLFIDEIVVR
- a CDS encoding glycosyl hydrolase family 38, with translation MTFTHPVANGVTVESLPILKKSNGKVMQPLDLEILNIGAATEGTIRIDDKAAERIPIPFGVTRHPVLITPVASPTPMTVTLGMGNTTSTAHVTVNPVRRWTMYLVQHSHTDIGYTRPQTEILAEHLRYIDFALDLCDQTDGYPDDAQFRWTCETSWAVREYLKSRPASQIARLKRRITERRIEVTGMLLNWAEVADENALVHSLEPIAMMKVQGLPVRTAMQDDVNGYAWCLVDYFQDLGIRYVTSGINVARALRPFDVPTPFWWESPSGKRVLAYRADHYMTGNFQNVHTTNFDLIQRELPLYLQKLEADGYPYDRVNMQYSGYFTDNSPPSTFSSDNIRRWNEMYEAPKLRSATVHEFLEWVEKEHGPTLPVYRVAWPDWWTDGYGSAMRETGANRLTATDLIANQGLLAMAQDFGAVLPPALHEQVRNVSDHLHFYNEHTFGSAESISDPMADNTQTQWAEKSSYAWQGVMQSRLLREGAMGQVQPYLTGSTVPSIVVFNTLNWQRSGLHEIYIDEQVLPREKSFRLVDDRGEEIAAQITRSRPEGNYWAIWLNDVPPLGYRTIRIISGTDDRPADRPFDPPDTIQNAHYRTVIDRRTGGITSLFDRELGQELIDPARAWQLGQLIYEQLTSRSSIEELRLGGHTRTAMHAITIEPGIDGPLWQSFTVKGISNGFVDSIRVACEFRLFKNTKRLDLIWKGRKLAIHEPEAAYVAFPFALQGGKLAYEAQGGLAFPGENQLPGTTTDWNTAQTFAALRSDRGQIVLVSDEVPLMQFGGINTGRFQKNARPASGQIYSWVLNNYWTTNFRSSQEGEMTWSYAITSGRDASNDAATRFGWGTRVPFVSRVLPASPKKQSGVLTRSAWPFLPASVLMVSARPVQGGVLYHLRETEGRVTTLRLTPDRTSMKAQEADALGTPLRAVASVSLKPYEVKFVLVGK